ATCCAGAATTGAATTAAACTCTCTCTCCAAACaccgtcccaaaggtgttttttcaaaaggcaaatagactttgtttttccttgaacacATTTTGCTTCTCGCCCAAGAAGCTTCAATTCagacagtcagaactgaagaaactctccttggatgagaagcaaaagtctTGAcggaaaaacaaaacccaattgcCTttcggggggagaaaaaaaagccgctttgggacaaccatgacctggatggctgagaatctccacagacactcaAAACACGGAATATTTTTAGGAGTGAAAAAGAGTCGTGAACTAACCAACTTGGTCTTCTGTTCTGGGCCCTCCTGTGTCTCTCCtgtgcctccttctcctccttccctccagccAAGCCCTCCGTCACCATCTCCCCCACCAAGATGGACCCCACTTCTCCCAACACCATCCTCCTCTGCACCGCAACGGGCTTTTACCCCGTGGAGATCGAGGTCCAGTGGCTGAAGAATGGGAGGCCGGAGAAGGAGGGTGTGGCCTTTGGGGAGGAACTCCAGAACGGAGACTGGACCTACCAGCTCCAGGTGATGCTGGAGACCCAGACCCAGCGGGGGGACGTCTACACTTGCAAGGTGGAGCACGCCAGCCTGGAGGCCCCCATCACCGTCCAGTGGGGTAAGCCCctcacctccctcccttcctgattTGGGGACCCCATCCTGCCCTGAGAAGGGGggagagaccctccctgtggggggAGCCTGAATgcaccctcctgggggaaggtgggCCTGATCCTCCCGCTCAGGTGaggctccttctccttccccagagCCCCGTTCCTCCAGCTCTGCCAGGAGCAAACTCTGGACGGGGATCATGGGGGCCGTGATAGGAGTGGCCTTCCTGGCTGTGGGGCTCTTCTCCTACCTGAAGAGCAAGAAAGGTGAGTCTGGGGGGCTGGAGGGGAGGTTGTGGGGAGGGGACCATCTAGGGGAGGCCTCTCATCAAGCTTAGCAGGTGGCCAAGAGGGCCCCTTGAGGAATATTTTTGGGAACACCTGTTCCTCAATGGGTTATTAAGGGAAGATCCTGCAACCTATTATAGGCTATCGATGGGGAGGGGGACCCCCTGAGTCCTCCAGCCCATGAAGGTTTCTGATtggctctttttctccttccagcaACTCCCATCCAACCACCTGCAGGTgagtttcttctcttcttccttcttatcTGAACCCCTCCTAAAAGTTATTggtggtttttaaaattcttttattgctccatttaaaaaacaacaacacatgccTGAACAAAATCTCCTTGCTGTGCACACAGGACATTTTTTGAGATTTTGGACAGGTTTTGCTTACAGAAAAAGTATTGCAAtgaaaaacaaaagcacacacaAACTCTAAAATCTTGCCCGGAATTTTTGAAAGGTttcaaaagggaagggaagggaaggagggggccattcctttccattcctcccTCAGGGAAAGATCACCCCAACTTTGTGGGCTGTTCTTCCAGACCCCCCCCTTCTCCTTGTGACATTTCATTCAGTTTCCCGCCAAGTGACCCCCAGGCTCCTCCCTTTGCTGCCAGCCCCATCCTAGCCCCATCTTCTTGGTTCACATGAAACCTCTGCAGGGAGTGGTTGGGGGGGGGATGAAGAGACGCTTCCCTTCTTGATTAACACTCTACCTAAGTCAGTGAGGGAGAATCCCAGAATCCTCTGGAGATGAAATGGGGAGGAATCCCTGGTCCTTCCCAGCCTTTTCCTCCCTGAAATGGGCGGATTCTCCCTCTACCCGTTCTTGCCTGTCAACCCCCCACCCTGCAGGGTGGGCCtgccttgggggtgggggctgaaaaggaagaaaaatatgttatttatAGTAAACATTTCTCTTcatattctaattttcttcccCATCTCTTTTTCTTCAGCACTCATGAATTAATCCTGCTCTCCGATGGTCTGTAAGGGGTCTTTAaggggcctgcccctcccttccttctgctgacgtcgcctctcagatctccggaagcgaggatcctcccactttgaattctcttcagctggatctgctaatTCCAGCaggtggctggctccctgctcacatgctgtaggagtgagatttgtttgttcattcctgatatcctgtccgggcatggggccagggccgggggctggaggcatgacaggccattcatcttcattatcagactccgagtctgatagcagaccccggacgagacgggaggggcccggctgaggagaggagggaggacggggCACAACAGCAGCCTTGAAAAGTAGCTCTGGGTTTGTAAAGTACTGCTTTAAATTAAAAGTCTTGGAAAACAATTTAAACAGGAGCATAGGAAGgagaaaggccaaaaaaaaaggactgttaaattggccacacccagccagtcacatgaccacctagccacgcccagccAGACAGTCCCcccgcccccaacagtctgagggactatgaatcggccccctgtttaaaaagtctgAGGACCCCCTGATGTAGACTGTCCCCAGGGACGCTGGGCCAACCTGTCACCCGATCTCCCCTGGCTTTGAACCCACAGCAGCTTCGTCACCATCACTCTTCCTCTGAGTCACTTCCCTTCTCTTCATTTTGCTATAAAAGAATAAACTTTAGAAACAGGAAACCCTGGAAtcgatccttccttcctctttctctttcctgccaCCACAGGAGGCTCCTCCCTCCACTGCCTCTGGATCGACCATCCTGGCTACTTTGGGTCCGAAGTCAGAACTGGTTTGGGTGGAGGGTGGGCAGATGCAGAGAAGGGAAGGGGCTGGACCCCCTCCTGCTTGAAGGCCCCCTTGCTCTGTTTCCCCTCAAGCCCCCTTTTGAGGAGCAGAATGCCAGCAGGCACGGTCTTCCCCAGGCAATTGTGGGAGCCATTGGGGGCACCTGAGACTCCCTCTACATTCACCCAGCCATTTCAGCCATTTCTCTCCTTCACAACCAGAGGGTCCTGCCCCGTTTTGGCACCcagcgcctccctccctccctccctctttgggGCTCAGATTCTAATggtattgttgtgtctgcaccccccaagccgggccccctgccagaaagtgacttggagccgggccttctgccagaaagtgacttggaaaatgagagggaagggccgtcaggacttatctgaggagcaccggctttcctggctcagctccaggagccagaggcaggccaggtggaagagataacgaggcctctgtcccctgactcttttcccctcCAGGCCAtggctccagacccagctgatggcaatcaagcctggctggaccctaggtttcgtaggcaggagaggtgggaacaacagaagcaagggtgaggcaggcctaggaagtgctgagtcatgaagccacaccccacaggatataaaggcagcaagagctgctgtgcctcttcctagcaggcaaattaactgcttaactaagagctgaaaatACTGTTTGTTCAttggcgttgagggagataacagagacacttggcagacactcgctattttgctgccagagctgatagtgccggctaattaagccatcgcttggacagaggcgaagggggacagaacaggtatagggcaggggtctacaaacttggctcttttaagacgtgtgaacttcaactcccagagtccctcagccagcaaagctggctctggaagttgaagtccacatgtcttaaaagagccaagtttgtagacccctggtatagggtctcctctgTTCAATGGtataaatggtgtagggtctcccctgctcaagcagggagttggactagatgacctccgagaaaTTCACCTTAAGCCATTCCTGTTTGTCATGGAGGGGAAGAACAGCTCTGTGGGAAAGAGGGGGGGAGTTCAATGGGACAGCCCTCAATGGAAgacccctcccttctccccagcATCACTAGATGCCCCTAGGCAGCTCTCCAACTGAGCCTCAcccccctccagaggtcatccagacTGGCTCTGCAGGACTTTCATagaatttccccctccccttcctcatcTGGGGTGTTGGAGCCACCACAGGAAGAATCGGTCGGTGTGTGATTGTAGGAATTGTCTCAAATACAGGGAAGATTTGGGCTTTTGTTGGCAATACTTCCCCTTACAAGGCAGCATGCAAGAATC
This genomic window from Ahaetulla prasina isolate Xishuangbanna chromosome 2, ASM2864084v1, whole genome shotgun sequence contains:
- the LOC131192812 gene encoding H-2 class II histocompatibility antigen, E-S beta chain-like isoform X1, which produces MAFPGVLLLLLMGALARIPGSEGGKETPAHFLYQTKSECRFFNGTQRVRFLDWDIYDRQEIVRFDSDRGKFVAITELGKAAAANWNSDKVYLQSRKAAVDSFCWYNYGVAQSHSVVGRRAKPSVTISPTKMDPTSPNTILLCTATGFYPVEIEVQWLKNGRPEKEGVAFGEELQNGDWTYQLQVMLETQTQRGDVYTCKVEHASLEAPITVQWEPRSSSSARSKLWTGIMGAVIGVAFLAVGLFSYLKSKKGYRWGGGPPESSSP
- the LOC131192812 gene encoding H-2 class II histocompatibility antigen, E-S beta chain-like isoform X2 — encoded protein: MAFPGVLLLLLMGALARIPGSEGGKETPAHFLYQTKSECRFFNGTQRVRFLDWDIYDRQEIVRFDSDRGKFVAITELGKAAAANWNSDKVYLQSRKAAVDSFCWYNYGVAQSHSVVGRRAKPSVTISPTKMDPTSPNTILLCTATGFYPVEIEVQWLKNGRPEKEGVAFGEELQNGDWTYQLQVMLETQTQRGDVYTCKVEHASLEAPITVQWEPRSSSSARSKLWTGIMGAVIGVAFLAVGLFSYLKSKKATPIQPPAALMN